The segment CCTGCGGCTGGATCCGATTGATTGTGGTGGCTATTGGACGAAGAGTTCACCTCCAACTGGGAGTCCTCGTTGTCGGTGGAGTTTACGAAAAATGAGTAATACTTGTAAACATCTTCGGTTAAATTCTCTCGTGGATTGGGGGAAAGATTTTCCATTTGACCTGTATTTGGGTCTGAGTGTAGTTTTAGATCGCAATCAGCACTGCTATTCGTGTTCAGAGGTAAATATTCAGATGATTGATAGCTTAAAAGATTATCGGTTGATGGTAACATAATATCAACGGCATTATTGTGCTGTTGCTCTATCGGAGCTTTTACATTTACATTGTATTTAGGTTTCGAAGTATCACCCGTGTCATTATTTCTTATACGTTTCGAAACTGAACCAGTTTGACATGTAGAGGTAGATCTTTTGCTTTTCCGGCCGGCAGTGGGGGTTCCATTAATTGCAATAGTGGACAAAGTGCTATTCTGTGTGTCATTTTTAACTTCGCTTCCATCCGCATCCTGATTCTGCTTTAGCGCTCCCGGACATCTCAACTGCTTCTTTTGTGGCTTGTACTTGTAGTTAGGATACTCGATTAAGTGCAGCTTCCTGAGCTTCTCTGCCTCGGCTATGTAGGGCTGCTTGTCTTCTTTGCTCAAGAGCTGCCATCGTTTACCCAATTCTTTGGATATCTCGGCGTTATGCAAGTCTGGCGTTCGCTCACAAATCTTCCGACGCTCCATTTGACTCCACACCATGAATGCATTCATGGGTCTCTTGATATGGCCGGGAGAATGTTTCTTCGTCTGGAATAAAAGAACAGGTGAAACAATAATCAGCGAGGGTTAAAAAATTAATCTTTCAATTAAAACAGATTTACTTATACGCAGTAAGAGTGAAGGGGAAACTGAACAATCATCAGTGTTTTAAATGTGAAACCAGAGAGTATTAGGATCATCATAGAACTTAATCGCTCATGTTGATTCCGGAATGATTCCCCGAATAAGTTTTAAGTGTATGCAATCGCGGAATTGAAAGCACACCTCGAATGGATATATGTATCTATAATATATGTAAAACACTCTGTTCGTATTGTTTTTATACGAAAACACATTTCCCTATTATAAATTCATTTATATACTTATGGAcgtgcatacatacatatatacatatgagTGTTCATTCCATATTAACGTTCCACAGATAAAGAGTTAGGAAATACAAATTCACACCAAGCGAAATCACTGACTGCACGCACACTTTCACGGATATATGGTACGTACCGTATATCTGTGTAACCTACATATATGCATTTTTTGTATCGCCTTGTCTATGTTCGTTTGTATGCATTTGTATCTGTACGAAAAATACGTATTCGCAGCGTTTGGAGTTCAATGTCCCTCGCCAAGGTTAATAAAACGCTCCTAAAAAcgaaatatgtacatatgtatct is part of the Drosophila miranda strain MSH22 chromosome Y unlocalized genomic scaffold, D.miranda_PacBio2.1 Contig_Y1_pilon, whole genome shotgun sequence genome and harbors:
- the LOC108160281 gene encoding putative transcription factor SOX-14, giving the protein MIAEPTQGTLDTNTNTDTDTDSLTNGPAVSIATTPINPAPTQPIRIRIRTPTSKTQSEQAITHSTTAVAGTLPVPVPSPVAAAAAAPNRPTPTSRSRSRSSMDNERSPAQGTPKMTVIVLDADVVFGSARVPVNSSTPYSDATQTKKHSPGHIKRPMNAFMVWSQMERRKICERTPDLHNAEISKELGKRWQLLSKEDKQPYIAEAEKLRKLHLIEYPNYKYKPQKKQLRCPGALKQNQDADGSEVKNDTQNSTLSTIAINGTPTAGRKSKRSTSTCQTGSVSKRIRNNDTGDTSKPKYNVNVKAPIEQQHNNAVDIMLPSTDNLLSYQSSEYLPLNTNSSADCDLKLHSDPNTGQMENLSPNPRENLTEDVYKYYSFFVNSTDNEDSQLEVNSSSNSHHNQSDPAAGLMENLSDIGPLNATEEFSEDVQKYLPFCDESLLDVNSVNNNGTNNSSHTNFSDCHNIIEDNILNDANLHSASHQIPPYVPDTPECFVFCAGGDNSSSHQVQPQTVTTNI